One part of the Rhodococcus oxybenzonivorans genome encodes these proteins:
- a CDS encoding carbohydrate ABC transporter permease: MKTSVRERIPGLVLLFGTMIFSILPLLSMLTAALQPQGTVPLGLSWPANPQWHNFLDAWRVAEVTPLLVSSIILVAGVVPVAALFAAMAGYALGQLKIPGGTVVFLLLLLGLTLPKEATIVPLYYQLREMNLLNTRLGLILVLIGTFMPFAVFWMRAHFLSMPKELTEAADLDGAGPWQAFRHIQIPLAVPALASLCLLLFLWTWNTFLQAIVLIDDPSKRTMAGALQNFVGQYSTDVVLLNAGSLLIMAPTVVVFLLFQRHFVKAMIAGAVKG; the protein is encoded by the coding sequence ATGAAAACCTCCGTTCGTGAACGCATACCCGGACTCGTCCTGCTGTTCGGCACCATGATCTTCTCGATCCTGCCGTTGCTCAGCATGCTGACGGCGGCACTGCAGCCCCAGGGCACCGTCCCACTCGGGCTGTCGTGGCCGGCGAACCCGCAATGGCACAACTTCCTCGACGCCTGGCGCGTCGCCGAGGTGACCCCCCTTCTGGTCTCGAGCATCATCCTCGTCGCCGGCGTGGTCCCGGTCGCAGCTCTGTTCGCCGCCATGGCCGGTTACGCGCTCGGCCAGCTGAAGATCCCCGGCGGCACCGTCGTCTTTCTGCTCCTGCTGCTCGGGTTGACCCTCCCGAAGGAAGCAACGATCGTTCCCCTCTACTACCAGCTGCGCGAGATGAACCTGCTCAATACCCGACTCGGACTCATCCTGGTGCTGATCGGCACGTTCATGCCGTTCGCCGTCTTCTGGATGCGTGCCCATTTCCTGTCGATGCCGAAAGAGCTCACCGAGGCCGCAGACCTCGACGGGGCGGGCCCCTGGCAGGCCTTCCGGCACATCCAAATTCCGCTCGCCGTCCCGGCGCTGGCCTCACTGTGCCTACTGCTGTTCCTGTGGACCTGGAACACCTTCCTCCAGGCCATCGTCCTCATCGACGACCCCAGCAAACGCACCATGGCAGGCGCACTGCAGAATTTCGTCGGCCAATACTCCACCGACGTCGTCCTCCTCAACGCTGGATCGCTACTGATCATGGCGCCAACTGTCGTGGTGTTCCTGCTGTTTCAGCGCCACTTCGTCAAGGCGATGATCGCCGGCGCCGTGAAGGGCTGA
- a CDS encoding glycoside hydrolase family 13 protein has translation MPTARQWWHDAVIYQVYLRSFADSNGDGIGDIKGLQDRLPYLVDLGVDAVWITPWYRSPMADGGYDIADFRDIDPLFGTLDDADTLVAAAHAAGLRVIIDLPANHTSDMHPWFQDALHTAPYSRERARYFFRDGRGNEGELPPNDWISAFGGPAWTRTTRPDGQPGQWYLHLFAPEQPDLDWTNPEVRSEFTDILRFWFDRGVDGMRIDAVSAMAKVPGLPDAGHPPGARFESSTWVDNPHWDVDELHSILREFRIIADTYGPDRMFVAEAIVRSPERLARYVRPDELHTAFNFDFPRAGWNPAALREAIDRSRNALREVGAPATWVLSSHDETRHLTRFGRADTSTLPMTLIAGTDSDLVLGTRRARAAALLMLSLPGGAYLYQGEELGLEEVADLPEELLQDPTWERSGHTIRGRDGCRVPLPWDGDLPPFGFCNSGTQPWLPQPDIWKSKTVAAESNDPDSMLTLYRTALHFRRTLPALRGDCFAWRPMPTDVLAFDRGPSFRCVVNLSRQPLAIDPDTTVLLASADLTDVGYLPPDTAVWLRTHR, from the coding sequence ATGCCCACAGCACGTCAGTGGTGGCACGACGCCGTCATCTACCAGGTGTACCTGCGCAGCTTCGCCGACTCCAACGGAGACGGGATCGGAGACATCAAAGGCCTCCAGGACCGCTTGCCGTATCTTGTCGACCTCGGCGTCGACGCCGTATGGATCACCCCCTGGTACCGATCGCCGATGGCGGACGGCGGCTACGACATCGCCGACTTCCGCGACATCGACCCGCTCTTCGGCACCCTCGACGACGCCGACACCCTGGTAGCCGCCGCCCACGCCGCCGGACTCCGCGTCATCATCGACCTTCCCGCCAACCACACTTCCGACATGCACCCCTGGTTCCAGGACGCCCTGCACACCGCTCCCTATTCCCGAGAGCGCGCCCGGTACTTCTTCCGCGACGGGCGCGGCAACGAGGGCGAACTTCCTCCGAACGACTGGATCAGCGCCTTCGGCGGACCGGCATGGACCCGCACCACCAGACCCGACGGACAACCTGGCCAGTGGTACCTGCACCTGTTCGCACCCGAACAACCCGACCTCGACTGGACCAACCCTGAGGTCCGCTCCGAATTCACCGACATCCTGCGGTTCTGGTTCGACCGCGGAGTCGACGGCATGCGCATCGACGCCGTATCGGCGATGGCCAAGGTCCCCGGACTCCCGGACGCGGGCCACCCGCCCGGAGCCCGATTCGAATCCAGCACTTGGGTCGACAACCCACACTGGGACGTCGACGAACTTCACAGCATCTTGCGCGAATTCCGCATCATCGCCGACACCTACGGGCCCGACCGCATGTTTGTCGCCGAAGCGATCGTCCGCAGCCCCGAGCGCCTCGCCCGCTACGTGCGCCCGGACGAACTGCACACCGCCTTCAACTTCGACTTTCCCCGAGCGGGCTGGAACCCGGCAGCGCTGCGCGAGGCCATCGACCGTAGCCGCAACGCGCTCCGCGAGGTCGGCGCGCCCGCCACCTGGGTGCTGTCGAGCCACGACGAGACCCGCCACCTCACCCGATTCGGACGCGCCGACACCAGCACCTTGCCCATGACCCTGATCGCCGGCACCGACTCCGACCTCGTTCTCGGCACCCGACGCGCCCGCGCCGCAGCACTTCTCATGCTCTCCCTGCCCGGCGGCGCCTACCTCTACCAGGGCGAAGAACTCGGCCTCGAGGAAGTAGCTGATCTCCCCGAAGAGCTGCTGCAGGACCCCACCTGGGAACGCTCCGGGCACACCATCCGCGGCCGCGACGGATGCCGGGTCCCGCTGCCGTGGGACGGTGACCTCCCACCCTTCGGATTTTGCAACAGTGGGACCCAACCGTGGCTTCCGCAGCCCGACATCTGGAAATCGAAGACCGTGGCCGCCGAATCCAACGACCCCGACTCGATGCTCACCCTCTACCGCACCGCACTTCACTTCCGACGCACCCTGCCCGCCCTACGCGGCGACTGCTTCGCCTGGCGACCGATGCCCACCGATGTCCTCGCCTTCGACCGTGGGCCGTCGTTTCGGTGCGTCGTGAACCTGTCTCGACAACCGCTTGCAATCGATCCGGACACCACCGTCCTGCTCGCCTCCGCCGACCTGACCGATGTCGGCTATCTGCCACCGGACACCGCCGTCTGGCTGCGCACACACCGATAG
- a CDS encoding ABC transporter ATP-binding protein — translation MATITYDRATRLFPGSDVPAVDQLDLHIEDGEFLVLVGPSGCGKSTSLRMLAGLEEVDGGRILIGGRDVTNSEPKDRDIAMVFQNYALYPHMSVAENMGFALKLAGTDKSEIRRRVGEAADMLDLRDYLDRKPKALSGGQRQRVAMGRAIVRQPQVFLMDEPLSNLDAKLRVQTRTQIAQLQRRLGTTTVYVTHDQVEAMTMGDRVAVLKGGILQQCASPRELYRRPVNVFVAGFMGSPSMNLFTLPVTDGGISFGDQLIQVPRNTLAAAGREVVLGIRPEHIELADSGHEIEIDVVEELGSEAFIFGRTRVGRRYESIVARVDWRNPPEKGQVVHARIDASHAHVFATTPDGARLSK, via the coding sequence ATGGCAACAATCACGTATGACCGCGCGACCAGACTCTTCCCTGGGTCCGACGTCCCCGCGGTCGACCAACTCGACCTGCATATCGAGGACGGCGAGTTCCTTGTTCTCGTCGGCCCGTCCGGCTGCGGCAAGTCCACGTCGCTGCGGATGCTCGCCGGCCTCGAGGAAGTCGACGGCGGCCGAATCCTGATCGGCGGCCGCGACGTCACGAATTCCGAACCCAAGGACCGCGACATCGCGATGGTATTCCAGAACTACGCGCTCTACCCGCACATGAGCGTCGCGGAGAACATGGGTTTCGCCCTCAAACTCGCCGGCACAGACAAGTCCGAAATCCGCAGGCGCGTCGGGGAAGCCGCCGACATGCTCGACCTCCGCGACTATCTGGACCGCAAACCCAAGGCGCTGTCGGGAGGACAGCGGCAGCGAGTTGCCATGGGGCGAGCCATCGTTCGCCAGCCACAGGTATTCCTCATGGACGAGCCGCTGTCCAACCTCGACGCCAAGCTGCGCGTACAAACCCGCACCCAGATCGCACAGTTGCAGCGACGTCTCGGCACCACCACCGTCTACGTCACCCACGACCAGGTCGAGGCGATGACAATGGGTGACCGGGTCGCCGTGCTCAAGGGCGGCATCCTGCAGCAGTGCGCGAGCCCCCGCGAGTTGTACCGGCGCCCGGTGAACGTGTTCGTCGCCGGATTTATGGGCTCTCCCTCGATGAACCTGTTCACGCTACCCGTTACCGATGGGGGAATCAGCTTCGGCGATCAGCTTATTCAGGTGCCCAGGAACACGCTGGCGGCCGCAGGCCGCGAGGTGGTCCTCGGGATCCGACCCGAGCACATCGAACTCGCCGACTCCGGGCACGAAATCGAGATCGACGTAGTAGAAGAACTCGGCTCGGAAGCCTTCATCTTCGGGCGCACGCGGGTGGGCCGACGGTACGAATCAATCGTGGCCCGAGTCGACTGGCGCAACCCCCCGGAGAAAGGCCAGGTCGTGCACGCCCGCATCGACGCCTCTCACGCCCACGTCTTCGCCACCACCCCCGACGGTGCACGGCTATCGAAATAG
- a CDS encoding glycoside hydrolase family 68 protein, producing MMRLALPDHWVWDSWMTDDGTDYHLFFLRASRALQDRERRHYRATIGHATSPDGEAWTLTADALAPSDAPAFDDLATWTGSVVRGADGLWNMFYTGVSRAENGLKQRIGRATSTDLLSWTKDPDLVLEADGRWYELLGDGTWPDEAWRDPYVFEHAGQWHMLITARACVGDPEGRAVVGHATSADLSHWRIEPPLSTPAGFGEMEVLQAHTVNAKPILLFSCAPKNTSLHAGHDAGTWIAEGQSLLGPWTVTDATNVDTADLYAVQMRRTRNSNWMTWGFDNTDGPQFGTITSSRYSPHTDTESPTPAT from the coding sequence ATGATGCGACTCGCCCTTCCCGATCACTGGGTCTGGGACAGTTGGATGACCGACGACGGCACCGATTACCACCTGTTCTTTCTCCGCGCCTCGCGCGCCCTCCAGGACCGCGAACGCCGCCACTACCGCGCGACCATCGGTCACGCGACGTCTCCGGACGGCGAGGCATGGACCCTCACCGCCGACGCGCTGGCGCCCTCCGACGCCCCGGCCTTCGATGACCTTGCCACCTGGACCGGCTCCGTCGTCCGCGGCGCGGACGGGCTCTGGAACATGTTCTACACCGGGGTGAGCCGGGCCGAGAACGGCCTCAAACAACGCATCGGCCGGGCGACCTCCACCGACCTGCTGAGCTGGACCAAGGACCCCGACCTCGTCCTCGAGGCCGACGGCCGTTGGTACGAACTCCTCGGCGACGGCACCTGGCCGGACGAAGCGTGGCGCGATCCGTATGTCTTCGAACACGCCGGTCAGTGGCACATGCTGATCACCGCCCGGGCCTGTGTCGGCGATCCCGAGGGCCGCGCCGTGGTGGGCCACGCGACCAGCGCCGACCTGAGCCACTGGCGCATCGAACCCCCACTCTCGACTCCAGCCGGGTTCGGCGAGATGGAAGTCCTGCAGGCGCATACCGTCAACGCGAAGCCGATCCTGTTGTTTTCCTGCGCACCCAAGAACACCAGCCTTCACGCGGGGCACGATGCGGGGACTTGGATCGCCGAGGGACAGTCGCTGCTCGGACCGTGGACAGTCACCGACGCGACGAATGTCGATACCGCAGACCTGTACGCGGTGCAGATGCGGCGGACACGAAACAGCAACTGGATGACCTGGGGATTCGACAACACCGACGGGCCGCAATTCGGCACCATCACGTCCTCGCGCTACTCGCCGCACACCGACACAGAAAGTCCGACACCAGCGACCTGA
- a CDS encoding carbohydrate ABC transporter permease: MTSTAHTPQAAPARAFPHRAATRARRSSHAKRALTGWLFVLPAAAVYTVFVLRPLLTTIWYSLYNWDGISVGSWVGLGNYRRVLTDPQLLSSIGHAFFLIAFFTVLPVIGGLLVAALLQEIRIHGLGTLTRTMLFLPQIIPGAAAAVAWVWMFSSNGTVNQLLSAVGLGGLTRSWLGDFDWALPAVGIIGTWLGLGFCTILLMAGIGKIDISIYEAARIDGAGFFSTFRYVTVPALRAEIGVCVTVTIIAALASFDIVFMSTQGGPGYATTVPGVLVYQLGFTESRVGLASALAVVLTGLILLVILPIQRFFREK; this comes from the coding sequence ATGACCTCCACAGCACATACCCCCCAGGCAGCCCCTGCCAGGGCGTTCCCGCACCGGGCAGCAACCCGGGCAAGGCGGAGCTCCCACGCCAAACGGGCACTGACCGGATGGCTGTTCGTCCTGCCCGCCGCGGCGGTGTACACCGTCTTCGTGCTCCGTCCGCTGCTGACCACCATCTGGTACTCCCTCTACAACTGGGATGGGATATCTGTCGGCAGCTGGGTAGGGCTGGGCAACTACCGCCGCGTACTCACCGACCCGCAACTCCTGTCCTCGATCGGGCACGCGTTCTTCCTCATCGCATTCTTCACAGTCCTCCCGGTGATCGGCGGCCTTCTCGTCGCCGCTCTGCTCCAGGAAATCCGCATCCACGGCCTCGGAACCCTCACCCGCACCATGCTTTTCCTGCCGCAGATCATCCCCGGCGCGGCCGCGGCCGTTGCCTGGGTGTGGATGTTCTCGAGCAACGGCACCGTGAACCAACTGCTCTCCGCCGTCGGTCTGGGCGGACTCACCCGCTCCTGGCTCGGCGACTTCGACTGGGCACTGCCCGCCGTCGGGATCATCGGCACCTGGCTGGGACTCGGCTTCTGCACCATCCTGCTCATGGCGGGCATCGGCAAAATCGACATCTCGATCTACGAAGCCGCCCGGATCGACGGCGCCGGCTTCTTCAGCACCTTCCGATACGTGACTGTTCCCGCCCTCCGCGCCGAAATCGGCGTCTGCGTCACCGTCACCATCATCGCCGCTCTCGCCAGCTTCGACATCGTGTTCATGTCCACCCAGGGCGGACCCGGCTACGCGACCACCGTTCCCGGTGTCCTCGTCTACCAACTCGGTTTCACCGAATCCCGGGTCGGCCTCGCCAGTGCACTCGCCGTCGTCCTCACCGGGCTGATTCTGCTGGTGATCCTGCCGATCCAGCGATTCTTCAGAGAGAAATGA
- a CDS encoding cupin domain-containing protein, which translates to MSGLIRKSLDSPEETRPFEDDKGKLELVNVPSGAVGRATFQPGWQWSKHVKPIAKTDSCQAAHMGYVISGRMKIVMDDGEDMEFGPGDLMVCPPGHDAWILGDEPCVFIDWTGVADYAKR; encoded by the coding sequence ATGTCCGGTCTCATCCGTAAGAGTCTCGATTCACCCGAGGAAACCCGCCCCTTCGAGGATGACAAGGGCAAACTCGAACTCGTCAACGTCCCTTCCGGCGCTGTGGGTAGGGCCACCTTCCAGCCCGGCTGGCAGTGGTCCAAGCACGTCAAACCGATAGCAAAGACAGACAGCTGTCAAGCGGCTCACATGGGTTATGTCATCTCGGGTCGCATGAAGATCGTCATGGACGACGGCGAGGACATGGAGTTCGGCCCCGGTGATCTCATGGTCTGCCCGCCAGGTCACGACGCGTGGATTCTCGGCGATGAGCCCTGCGTGTTCATCGACTGGACCGGCGTCGCCGATTACGCCAAGCGGTAG
- a CDS encoding biotin transporter BioY — MTDVGSARVSRLGISARDMAQIAVFAALIAALGLPGAITVGFSGVPITLQTLGVILAGAVLGARKGTAAVAVFIALTLIGLPLLSGGRTGLTALAGPSAGYLVGWIPATLVIGLLTARILPKYPIALGLLVNALGGIVVIYVFGTIGLLLRTDLGVGAAITTNFAFIPGDLLKVVVATVVAKSVHRAYPGLIRT; from the coding sequence ATGACGGATGTCGGGAGTGCTCGGGTGTCGAGGCTCGGTATTTCAGCGCGCGACATGGCGCAGATCGCGGTGTTCGCCGCGCTGATCGCGGCGCTGGGACTCCCCGGCGCCATCACGGTCGGCTTCAGCGGAGTGCCGATCACACTGCAGACACTCGGTGTCATCCTCGCAGGCGCGGTGCTCGGCGCGCGCAAGGGCACAGCCGCCGTCGCGGTCTTCATCGCACTGACCCTGATCGGTCTGCCCCTGCTGTCCGGTGGGCGCACCGGACTGACCGCACTCGCGGGCCCCAGCGCCGGATACCTCGTCGGCTGGATTCCCGCGACGCTGGTCATCGGCCTGCTCACCGCCCGGATCCTCCCGAAGTATCCGATCGCGCTCGGCCTTCTGGTCAACGCCCTCGGTGGGATCGTCGTCATCTACGTCTTCGGCACCATCGGACTCCTGCTCCGCACCGATCTGGGTGTTGGTGCCGCGATCACCACCAACTTCGCGTTCATCCCCGGTGACCTGCTCAAGGTCGTCGTCGCGACCGTGGTCGCCAAGAGCGTGCATCGCGCGTACCCCGGCCTCATCCGTACGTGA
- a CDS encoding dihydrofolate reductase family protein produces MVVGIIVARVGKLIYSFLASLDGYIADRAGAFDWAVPDEEVLDFINVAEREVGTYLYGRTMYEMMTGWENDPAVAGQSPMSAEFAQIWQAAEKVVFSRSLDSVSTTRTRIERTFDPGLVRDLKATTAKDLNVSGATLAASAFKARLIDEFHLYLAPTLIGGGKRMFPDDIRHSLELLDERRFGNGMVFLRYAVKT; encoded by the coding sequence GTGGTCGTGGGCATTATCGTTGCTCGCGTGGGCAAGCTGATCTATTCGTTCCTGGCGTCGCTCGACGGCTACATCGCCGACCGGGCCGGCGCCTTCGATTGGGCCGTCCCCGACGAGGAAGTACTCGACTTCATCAATGTCGCCGAGCGGGAGGTTGGGACATACCTCTACGGCCGCACTATGTACGAGATGATGACCGGTTGGGAGAACGATCCGGCAGTGGCCGGCCAGTCACCCATGAGCGCAGAGTTCGCCCAGATCTGGCAGGCGGCCGAGAAAGTCGTCTTTTCGCGTAGTCTCGACTCGGTTTCCACGACACGCACGCGGATCGAGCGCACCTTCGACCCGGGCTTGGTGCGGGACCTCAAGGCCACTACGGCGAAGGACCTCAACGTGTCCGGCGCCACCCTTGCTGCCTCCGCATTTAAGGCACGACTGATAGACGAGTTCCACCTGTACCTTGCGCCCACGCTGATCGGGGGCGGTAAGCGGATGTTCCCGGACGACATCCGTCATTCGCTGGAACTGCTCGACGAACGCCGGTTCGGCAACGGCATGGTCTTCCTCCGCTATGCCGT
- a CDS encoding ABC transporter substrate-binding protein — protein sequence MDSHHSTRPGWARRFAALAGAAMLPTVVACAPPGSGNTVTAPTDPIPVNIDLGTDPIELTLYDGAGLKKIDEAMIAAFTSRHPNVTITARYDPDEVQAVNAPRVLASENPPDIARIIALPAAVANHQLTELDSWADAYGWNELPEEQMAMYRVGANGVRGTGPQYTMASGFTLTGLYYNKDLATRIGMNSPPTTVEQFEQALASAKTAGLIPVMAGNKSAQVTFLVQMMLNSALGQDTINDWVFNAPGATLDTPAGVDAAAVVADWAAKGYFPSDTNGTDATTAAGRFAAGEALFYVSGNWDAATLQTKMGENVGFTLPPAPAGAPVLAMSDPVSNFAIPAGSDDKNAAAAFLNFLRSDAGRQVAVDAGFAPSGTGEVPATAPGSLGSQIQVAFSRLVASGGQVQFVQNATNGMSGTWLPQVQMLVAGRTTPDEMMAAVQSAYEQDLLR from the coding sequence ATGGACTCACACCACTCGACCCGGCCCGGGTGGGCGCGCAGGTTCGCCGCCCTCGCGGGCGCCGCGATGCTGCCGACTGTGGTGGCGTGCGCGCCGCCGGGCAGCGGCAACACCGTGACCGCACCGACCGACCCGATACCGGTGAATATCGATCTCGGCACCGACCCGATCGAGTTGACCTTGTACGACGGGGCAGGCTTGAAAAAGATCGATGAGGCGATGATCGCGGCGTTCACTTCACGCCATCCGAACGTGACCATCACGGCGCGCTACGACCCAGACGAGGTTCAGGCCGTCAACGCCCCGCGGGTGCTCGCGTCGGAGAATCCGCCGGACATCGCGCGGATCATCGCGCTCCCCGCCGCGGTGGCCAACCACCAGCTCACCGAACTCGATTCGTGGGCCGACGCCTACGGCTGGAACGAGCTACCGGAGGAGCAGATGGCCATGTACCGCGTCGGTGCGAACGGTGTGCGCGGCACCGGCCCGCAGTACACGATGGCCAGCGGGTTCACCCTGACGGGGCTCTACTACAACAAGGACCTCGCGACCCGCATCGGAATGAACTCACCGCCGACCACCGTCGAGCAATTCGAGCAGGCTCTGGCGTCGGCGAAGACTGCCGGACTGATCCCTGTGATGGCCGGCAACAAGAGCGCGCAGGTCACATTCCTGGTGCAGATGATGTTGAACAGCGCCCTCGGCCAGGACACGATCAACGACTGGGTCTTCAACGCTCCCGGCGCCACCCTCGACACCCCCGCCGGGGTCGACGCGGCTGCGGTCGTGGCCGATTGGGCGGCGAAGGGCTACTTCCCCAGCGACACCAACGGCACCGACGCCACCACCGCCGCCGGACGGTTCGCCGCCGGCGAAGCACTGTTCTACGTCTCCGGGAACTGGGATGCCGCGACCCTGCAGACGAAAATGGGCGAGAACGTTGGCTTCACCCTCCCACCCGCGCCTGCCGGGGCACCCGTCCTTGCCATGTCCGACCCGGTGTCGAACTTCGCGATTCCCGCTGGGTCGGACGACAAGAATGCCGCAGCGGCCTTCCTGAACTTCCTGCGCTCCGACGCCGGCCGGCAGGTCGCGGTCGACGCCGGCTTCGCCCCGTCCGGCACCGGCGAGGTCCCGGCCACCGCACCCGGCTCGCTGGGTTCCCAGATCCAGGTGGCCTTCAGCAGGTTGGTCGCCTCCGGCGGGCAGGTGCAGTTCGTCCAGAACGCCACCAACGGCATGTCTGGCACCTGGTTACCGCAGGTCCAGATGCTCGTCGCCGGACGAACCACGCCCGACGAGATGATGGCCGCCGTCCAATCCGCCTACGAGCAGGACCTCCTGAGATGA
- a CDS encoding LacI family DNA-binding transcriptional regulator: protein MSLSDVAREAGVSLTTASRALNDSYGVSAATKAKVLATARRLDYVISPDAVRLAGGPTRRVALVVPHIERWFFGEMVNGIERVLASANFDLLLYQVGGPEDRQDFFTRLPARRKVDAVVVVAFPVDQRERERLALMGVGIVAAGGQNADYPYVCIDDYHAGRLAVDHLLELGHRRIAMIAAHDPDQPGWPARSGRSEAYVDALTAAGIAVDHALVRDVDWGGINAAEAMADILEATPEDPPTAVFAHSDELALGAIRTLRRRGLRIPEAVSVVGIDDHPLAALTDLTTVHQSVREQGEIAARLVLDTLAPTPDGDAPTAVTAPTALVVRGSTGPAPDHARSLAASSDDPHPERSGRRPAVPAHPKET, encoded by the coding sequence TTGAGCCTCAGTGACGTCGCCCGCGAAGCCGGGGTCTCGCTGACCACAGCCTCACGCGCCCTCAACGACTCGTATGGCGTCTCCGCGGCCACGAAGGCGAAAGTTCTCGCCACCGCCCGCCGCCTCGACTACGTCATCTCCCCGGACGCAGTGCGCCTGGCCGGTGGCCCGACCCGGCGGGTGGCGTTGGTCGTTCCCCACATCGAGCGCTGGTTTTTCGGCGAGATGGTCAATGGAATCGAGAGGGTGCTCGCATCAGCAAACTTCGACCTGTTGCTGTACCAGGTCGGCGGCCCCGAGGATCGTCAGGACTTCTTCACCCGGTTGCCCGCTCGGCGGAAGGTCGACGCAGTCGTAGTGGTCGCGTTTCCAGTGGACCAACGCGAACGCGAACGGCTCGCACTGATGGGCGTCGGTATCGTCGCCGCCGGCGGCCAGAACGCCGACTACCCCTACGTCTGCATCGACGACTACCACGCAGGGCGGCTCGCCGTCGACCACCTCCTGGAGTTGGGCCACCGGCGGATCGCCATGATCGCCGCCCACGATCCCGATCAGCCTGGGTGGCCGGCACGGTCCGGTCGATCGGAGGCGTATGTCGACGCACTGACCGCCGCGGGCATCGCTGTGGACCACGCGCTCGTGCGCGACGTCGACTGGGGCGGCATCAACGCCGCAGAGGCGATGGCCGACATCCTCGAGGCCACCCCGGAAGATCCCCCGACCGCCGTGTTCGCGCACAGCGACGAACTCGCCCTCGGAGCGATCCGAACGCTGCGCCGCCGGGGCCTGCGGATTCCCGAGGCCGTCTCCGTGGTCGGAATCGACGACCATCCGCTCGCCGCACTCACCGACCTCACCACCGTGCACCAATCCGTCCGCGAACAGGGCGAGATCGCCGCCCGACTCGTCCTCGACACACTCGCTCCCACCCCAGACGGAGACGCCCCCACCGCCGTCACCGCACCGACCGCACTCGTTGTCCGCGGCAGCACCGGACCCGCACCGGATCACGCTCGGTCACTCGCGGCTTCTTCCGACGACCCACACCCCGAACGTTCCGGTCGCCGCCCCGCGGTTCCCGCGCACCCCAAGGAGACATGA
- a CDS encoding maleylpyruvate isomerase family mycothiol-dependent enzyme, whose amino-acid sequence MNAVWPMVHAERAALIDDLTHLTDDQWALPSLCGDWTVHDVAAHLINNAKTTRLGIVRNMVRARFDFDRQNAQGVERERGATPQQTLARLQQVANYTSTPPAPLDSRLVEEVVHGEDIRRPLGINRMYPSEAVVRSLQYQARTPVSLGGAKQLIAPVRLRATDADVSIGDGPEVCGPALSLLLAMSGRKSALGDLDGPGVPALE is encoded by the coding sequence ATGAATGCTGTCTGGCCGATGGTGCATGCCGAGCGTGCGGCGCTGATCGATGACCTCACCCACCTCACCGACGACCAATGGGCCCTGCCCTCGCTGTGCGGCGACTGGACCGTGCACGACGTCGCCGCACACCTCATCAACAACGCGAAGACCACCCGACTCGGCATCGTGCGCAACATGGTCCGAGCGCGTTTCGACTTCGATCGCCAGAACGCCCAGGGCGTCGAACGTGAACGCGGCGCCACACCCCAGCAGACGCTGGCCCGACTTCAGCAGGTAGCCAACTACACGTCGACGCCGCCGGCACCGCTCGACAGCAGACTGGTGGAAGAGGTCGTCCATGGCGAAGACATCCGACGGCCGCTGGGCATCAACCGCATGTATCCGTCGGAGGCGGTCGTCAGGTCGTTGCAGTATCAGGCGCGGACCCCGGTATCCCTGGGCGGTGCGAAACAACTCATTGCCCCCGTCCGATTGCGGGCCACCGACGCAGACGTATCGATCGGTGATGGCCCAGAAGTCTGTGGCCCGGCACTCTCACTGCTCTTGGCGATGTCGGGGCGCAAGTCGGCGCTGGGTGACTTGGACGGACCCGGAGTACCTGCGCTGGAGTGA
- a CDS encoding SRPBCC family protein yields the protein MIEVEDSIVIARPIGEVFTFVADQTNAPRWQEGLLEVRRVTEGPPGVDTKHVVVRKFMGRKLELTNEYVHYEPNTKVTFTGASGPSRFEAEYLVEATAEGTRLTCHMQMEQKGLFKLGDPLVAASLRREFAANLQKLRVLLETTAD from the coding sequence ATGATCGAGGTTGAGGACAGCATCGTTATCGCGCGTCCGATCGGCGAAGTGTTCACCTTTGTAGCGGACCAGACCAACGCTCCCCGATGGCAAGAGGGACTGTTGGAGGTCCGCCGAGTTACAGAAGGACCGCCGGGGGTGGATACCAAGCATGTTGTTGTCCGCAAATTCATGGGGCGGAAGCTCGAGCTGACGAACGAGTACGTCCACTATGAACCGAACACGAAGGTCACCTTCACTGGGGCTTCGGGACCGAGTCGTTTCGAGGCGGAGTATCTGGTCGAGGCAACTGCCGAGGGGACCCGATTGACGTGTCACATGCAGATGGAGCAGAAAGGCCTCTTCAAACTCGGTGACCCGCTGGTCGCGGCCAGCCTCCGCCGAGAATTCGCCGCGAACCTCCAGAAGCTCAGGGTCCTTCTCGAAACCACAGCAGATTAG